Proteins encoded by one window of Puntigrus tetrazona isolate hp1 chromosome 25, ASM1883169v1, whole genome shotgun sequence:
- the myrf gene encoding myelin regulatory factor isoform X7 — protein sequence MLGKGRKVERIAEKEMMYGYREQRMESRGTEKEGFEEKHWEGQRNVINGHDINSSLEPTNIDTSILEEYISKEDDSTDICFTEVHSTPGPQYPSPQAGASSSGGVGCGVSPPIPLRQGTVPSLPQPCQNPYPPPPPLGHLRHNYPCLGQQQSQTPQHQQPHIKQDHRGQYAPGTLPESPPDSSSEPYSPQQVNDPHMLRTMTPENMCHMTSPPPLSTHPHYSSMHRDMYLKPEPMISQYPIGPGSGGGGDMQQSQMLHQLLQHPQGPDGIPVHPAKKRKHSDSPNSTLNSQILTGIIKQEPGLMQDAENSYLDPNYQCIKWQPHQQNKWTTLYDSSGKELPMPTYRVDADKGFNFSLADDAFVCQKKNHFQVTVYIGMPGDPKYVKTSEGLQPIECFYLKLNGVKLEAMNQSINVEQSQSDRSKRPFKPVLVTLPPEQVTKVTVGRLHFSETTANNMRKKGKPNPDQRYFMLVVALQAQCHSQSFTVAAHVSERIIVRVTAASNPGQFESDSEVLWQRGQMPDSVYHHGRVGINTDRPDEALVVHGNVKVMGSLVHPSDIRAKENVKEVDTTDNLRRISQMRLVHYQYKPEFAATVGIDAAPETGVIAQEVQQILPEAVKEGGDVVCANGETIPNLLVVNKERIFMENVGAVKELCKLTDNLETRIDELERWSRKLAKLRRLDSMKSTVSGGTVSQSGSYFSRTGSGPLKKKTAKPGSKRSVPEQSCLSHRFMQGTILALVIIMAFSVISMSILYVLNLQHHGSISDVEGRSRFALGSARQASFSPARVTTSTLSPDSTSPSLSNHLPCCPPTPATTNQSATISLLPSNNQSTPDSSTGFPTQATINKKAKSRPLDKDSRNKNRLSHTSAPLFLSKGKRPPQPPELSGATKRLPGGQQPPSRRQRSINTQDGNLSACLSKLHILEIDQEIRTLDCSSSETCSFTVFLNGDRNSSMSYITLHMISSEEVWVWQCGATRGRLCPNHPEASFSLERSTYTAGTSHLWSLPVTPFQEVTYRFRVSHSSQTGCSGEDGGASSRCSEYSFLIQSAC from the exons GTCATGATATTAACAGCTCTTTGGAGCCAACAAACATTGACACAAGTATCCTGGAGGAATACATTAGCAAAGAAGACGACAGCACTGACAT TTGTTTCACAGAGGTCCACAGCACCCCGGGACCCCAGTATCCCTCGCCCCAGGCCGGGGCATCCTCTTCAGGGGGGGTAGGGTGTGGCGTGAGCCCCCCCATCCCCCTGCGCCAGGGCACCGTCCCATCTCTGCCCCAGCCCTGCCAGAACCCCTACCCGCCTCCACCACCGCTGGGTCACCTCAGACACAACTACCCCTGCCTGGGGCAACAGCAGAGCCAAACACCCCAGCACCAACAGCCACACATCAAACAAGACCACCGCGGACAGTACGCACCGGG AACGCTACCCGAGTCCCCTCCTGACTCCAGTTCAGAGCCATATTCACCCCAGCAAGTCAACG ATCCGCATATGCTCAGGACAATGACGCCCGAGAACATGTGTCACATGACCAGTCCTCCGCCACTCTCCACACACCCTCATTATTCCAGCATGCACCGGGACATGTACCTAAAGCCAGAGCCCATGATTTCGCAGTATCCAATTGGTCCAGGCAGTGGTGGGGGCGGAGACATGCAACAGAGTCAGATGCTACATCAGCTCCTGCAACATCCACAAGGACCTGA TGGGATTCCTGTACATCCGGCAAAGAAGAGAAAGCATTCAGACTCTCCCAACAGCACTCTCAACTCTCAGATCCTAACAGGCATCATCAAACAAGagccag GTTTGATGCAGGATGCAGAAAACTCATACCTGGATCCGAACTACCAGTGCATAAAGTGGCAGCCACACCAGCAGAACAAATGGACTACATTATACGACTCCAGTGGAAAAGAACT TCCAATGCCTACATATAGGGTGGACGCAGATAAGGGTTTTAACTTCTCCTTGGCTGATGATGCATTTGTGTGTCAAAAAAAGAACCACTTCCAGGTGACCGTGTACATCGGGATGCCAGGAGATCCCAAGTATGTCAAGACCAGCGAGGGGCTACAGCCCATTGAATGCTTTTACCTGAAACTCAATGGGGTCAAG TTGGAAGCGATGAATCAGTCCATCAATGTGGAACAGTCACAGTCTGATCGGAGTAAAAGACCCTTTAAACCAGTGTT AGTGACACTGCCACCAGAGCAGGTGACCAAAGTAACAGTGGGTCGTCTACACTTCAGCGAGACCACAGCCAATAACATGAGAAAGAAAGGCAAACCAAACCCTGACCAGAG GTACTTCATGCTGGTAGTTGCTCTTCAGGCTCAGTGTCACAGTCAGAGCTTCACGGTGGCGGCTCACGTCTCCGAGAGGATCATCGTCAGGGTAACCGCT GCTTCTAACCCAGGGCAGTTTGAGAGTGACAGTGAAGTGCTGTGGCAGAGAGGGCAGATGCCTGACTCTGTGTACCATCATGGCCGGGTGGGCATCAATACAGACCGGCCAGATGAGGCTCTGGTTGTACACGGCAATGTGAAGGTCATGGGTTCCCTCGTGCATCCTTCTGATATCAGAGCCAAGGAGAATGTGAAGGAG GTGGACACCACTGATAACCTGAGGCGGATTTCCCAAATGAGGCTGGTGCATTATCAGTATAAGCCTGAGTTTGCAGCCACAGTGGGCATTGATGCAGCTCCTGAGACCG GGGTGATCGCTCAAGAGGTCCAGCAGATTCTGCCCGAGGCTGTGAAGGAGGGAGGAGACGTTGTGTGTGCTAACGGAGAAACCATCCCTAATCTACTGGTGGTCAATAAA gaGCGGATCTTTATGGAGAACGTGGGAGCGGTGAAGGAACTCTGCAAACTCACTGATAATCTGGAGACTCGCATTGACGAGCTTGAGCGCTGGAGCCGTAAACTCGCCAAACTGCGCAGGCTAGACAGCATGAAGAGCACCGTCAGCGGAGGCACAGTCAG TCAATCAGGAAGCTACTTTAGCAGAACGGGAAGTGGCCCgctcaagaaaaaaacagctaagCCAGGAAGCAAG cGATCCGTCCCGGAGCAGAGCTGCCTGAGTCACAGGTTCATGCAGGGCACCATCCTGGCACTGGTCATCATTATGGCCTtcag CGTCATCTCCATGTCCATCCTCTATGTGCTCAATCTTCAACACCATGGAAGTATAAGTGATGTTGAGGG CAGGTCTCGTTTTGCTCTGGGTTCGGCTCGTCAGGCTTCTTTCTCCCCTGCCAGAGTGACCACATCCACTCTCTCCCCAG ACTCCACCTCCCCGTCATTGTCCAATCACCTGCCCTGCTGCCCTCCAACACCTGCCACAACCAACCAATCAGCCACTATCAGTCTGTTGCCAAGCAACAACCAATCCACTCCAG actcCAGCACTGGCTTTCCCACCCAGGCCACTATTAACAAGAAGGCAAAGTCTCGGCCGCTGGACAAAGACAGCCGGAACAAGAACCGCCTCAGTCACACGTCAGCTCCTCTGTTCCTCAGTAAAGGCAAACGGCCTCCTCAGCCTCCAGAGCTGAGCGGAGCAACCAAACGCTTGCCTGGTGGACAACAGCCACCGTCCCGGAGACAGCGCAGTATCAACACACAGg ATGGAAATCTATCAGCGTGTCTGAGCAAACTTCACATCCTTGAGATAGATCAGGAGATCAGAACTCTCGATTGTTCCTCATCTGAGacctgcag cttTACTGTGTTTCTAAATGGAGACAGAAACTCATCTATGTCTTACATTACCCTGCACATGAT CTCCTCTGAGGAGGTGTGGGTGTGGCAGTGTGGGGCCACCAGGGGCCGCCTCTGTCCGAATCACCCAGAAGCTTCTTTCTCGCTGGAGCGGAGCACTTACACAGCG GGTACCAGCCACCTGTGGTCACTTCCTGTTACTCCTTTTCAAGAGGTCACCTACCGTTTCCGAGTGTCACATTCG
- the myrf gene encoding myelin regulatory factor isoform X2, with product MLGKGRKVERIAEKEMMYGYREQRMESRGTEKEGFEEKHWEGQRNVINGHDINSSLEPTNIDTSILEEYISKEDDSTDICFTEVHSTPGPQYPSPQAGASSSGGVGCGVSPPIPLRQGTVPSLPQPCQNPYPPPPPLGHLRHNYPCLGQQQSQTPQHQQPHIKQDHRGQYAPGTLPESPPDSSSEPYSPQQVNDPHMLRTMTPENMCHMTSPPPLSTHPHYSSMHRDMYLKPEPMISQYPIGPGSGGGGDMQQSQMLHQLLQHPQGPDGIPVHPAKKRKHSDSPNSTLNSQILTGIIKQEPGLMQDAENSYLDPNYQCIKWQPHQQNKWTTLYDSSGKELPMPTYRVDADKGFNFSLADDAFVCQKKNHFQVTVYIGMPGDPKYVKTSEGLQPIECFYLKLNGVKLEAMNQSINVEQSQSDRSKRPFKPVLVTLPPEQVTKVTVGRLHFSETTANNMRKKGKPNPDQRYFMLVVALQAQCHSQSFTVAAHVSERIIVRVTAASNPGQFESDSEVLWQRGQMPDSVYHHGRVGINTDRPDEALVVHGNVKVMGSLVHPSDIRAKENVKEVDTTDNLRRISQMRLVHYQYKPEFAATVGIDAAPETGVIAQEVQQILPEAVKEGGDVVCANGETIPNLLVVNKERIFMENVGAVKELCKLTDNLETRIDELERWSRKLAKLRRLDSMKSTVSGGTVSQSGSYFSRTGSGPLKKKTAKPGSKRSVPEQSCLSHRFMQGTILALVIIMAFSVISMSILYVLNLQHHGSISDVEGVVCSSASHCLLFVSWTPFLTATVTFCPSFCLWSRFALGSARQASFSPARVTTSTLSPDSTSPSLSNHLPCCPPTPATTNQSATISLLPSNNQSTPDSSTGFPTQATINKKAKSRPLDKDSRNKNRLSHTSAPLFLSKGKRPPQPPELSGATKRLPGGQQPPSRRQRSINTQDGNLSACLSKLHILEIDQEIRTLDCSSSETCSFTVFLNGDRNSSMSYITLHMISSEEVWVWQCGATRGRLCPNHPEASFSLERSTYTAGTSHLWSLPVTPFQEVTYRFRVSHSSQTGCSGEDGGASSRCSEYSFLIQSAC from the exons GTCATGATATTAACAGCTCTTTGGAGCCAACAAACATTGACACAAGTATCCTGGAGGAATACATTAGCAAAGAAGACGACAGCACTGACAT TTGTTTCACAGAGGTCCACAGCACCCCGGGACCCCAGTATCCCTCGCCCCAGGCCGGGGCATCCTCTTCAGGGGGGGTAGGGTGTGGCGTGAGCCCCCCCATCCCCCTGCGCCAGGGCACCGTCCCATCTCTGCCCCAGCCCTGCCAGAACCCCTACCCGCCTCCACCACCGCTGGGTCACCTCAGACACAACTACCCCTGCCTGGGGCAACAGCAGAGCCAAACACCCCAGCACCAACAGCCACACATCAAACAAGACCACCGCGGACAGTACGCACCGGG AACGCTACCCGAGTCCCCTCCTGACTCCAGTTCAGAGCCATATTCACCCCAGCAAGTCAACG ATCCGCATATGCTCAGGACAATGACGCCCGAGAACATGTGTCACATGACCAGTCCTCCGCCACTCTCCACACACCCTCATTATTCCAGCATGCACCGGGACATGTACCTAAAGCCAGAGCCCATGATTTCGCAGTATCCAATTGGTCCAGGCAGTGGTGGGGGCGGAGACATGCAACAGAGTCAGATGCTACATCAGCTCCTGCAACATCCACAAGGACCTGA TGGGATTCCTGTACATCCGGCAAAGAAGAGAAAGCATTCAGACTCTCCCAACAGCACTCTCAACTCTCAGATCCTAACAGGCATCATCAAACAAGagccag GTTTGATGCAGGATGCAGAAAACTCATACCTGGATCCGAACTACCAGTGCATAAAGTGGCAGCCACACCAGCAGAACAAATGGACTACATTATACGACTCCAGTGGAAAAGAACT TCCAATGCCTACATATAGGGTGGACGCAGATAAGGGTTTTAACTTCTCCTTGGCTGATGATGCATTTGTGTGTCAAAAAAAGAACCACTTCCAGGTGACCGTGTACATCGGGATGCCAGGAGATCCCAAGTATGTCAAGACCAGCGAGGGGCTACAGCCCATTGAATGCTTTTACCTGAAACTCAATGGGGTCAAG TTGGAAGCGATGAATCAGTCCATCAATGTGGAACAGTCACAGTCTGATCGGAGTAAAAGACCCTTTAAACCAGTGTT AGTGACACTGCCACCAGAGCAGGTGACCAAAGTAACAGTGGGTCGTCTACACTTCAGCGAGACCACAGCCAATAACATGAGAAAGAAAGGCAAACCAAACCCTGACCAGAG GTACTTCATGCTGGTAGTTGCTCTTCAGGCTCAGTGTCACAGTCAGAGCTTCACGGTGGCGGCTCACGTCTCCGAGAGGATCATCGTCAGGGTAACCGCT GCTTCTAACCCAGGGCAGTTTGAGAGTGACAGTGAAGTGCTGTGGCAGAGAGGGCAGATGCCTGACTCTGTGTACCATCATGGCCGGGTGGGCATCAATACAGACCGGCCAGATGAGGCTCTGGTTGTACACGGCAATGTGAAGGTCATGGGTTCCCTCGTGCATCCTTCTGATATCAGAGCCAAGGAGAATGTGAAGGAG GTGGACACCACTGATAACCTGAGGCGGATTTCCCAAATGAGGCTGGTGCATTATCAGTATAAGCCTGAGTTTGCAGCCACAGTGGGCATTGATGCAGCTCCTGAGACCG GGGTGATCGCTCAAGAGGTCCAGCAGATTCTGCCCGAGGCTGTGAAGGAGGGAGGAGACGTTGTGTGTGCTAACGGAGAAACCATCCCTAATCTACTGGTGGTCAATAAA gaGCGGATCTTTATGGAGAACGTGGGAGCGGTGAAGGAACTCTGCAAACTCACTGATAATCTGGAGACTCGCATTGACGAGCTTGAGCGCTGGAGCCGTAAACTCGCCAAACTGCGCAGGCTAGACAGCATGAAGAGCACCGTCAGCGGAGGCACAGTCAG TCAATCAGGAAGCTACTTTAGCAGAACGGGAAGTGGCCCgctcaagaaaaaaacagctaagCCAGGAAGCAAG cGATCCGTCCCGGAGCAGAGCTGCCTGAGTCACAGGTTCATGCAGGGCACCATCCTGGCACTGGTCATCATTATGGCCTtcag CGTCATCTCCATGTCCATCCTCTATGTGCTCAATCTTCAACACCATGGAAGTATAAGTGATGTTGAGGG TGTTGTTTGTAGTTCTGCGTCCCACTGCCTTCTCTTCGTCTCTTGGACGCCCTTCCTCACTGCAACCGTCACATTCTGTCCATCCTTCTGTCTGTG GTCTCGTTTTGCTCTGGGTTCGGCTCGTCAGGCTTCTTTCTCCCCTGCCAGAGTGACCACATCCACTCTCTCCCCAG ACTCCACCTCCCCGTCATTGTCCAATCACCTGCCCTGCTGCCCTCCAACACCTGCCACAACCAACCAATCAGCCACTATCAGTCTGTTGCCAAGCAACAACCAATCCACTCCAG actcCAGCACTGGCTTTCCCACCCAGGCCACTATTAACAAGAAGGCAAAGTCTCGGCCGCTGGACAAAGACAGCCGGAACAAGAACCGCCTCAGTCACACGTCAGCTCCTCTGTTCCTCAGTAAAGGCAAACGGCCTCCTCAGCCTCCAGAGCTGAGCGGAGCAACCAAACGCTTGCCTGGTGGACAACAGCCACCGTCCCGGAGACAGCGCAGTATCAACACACAGg ATGGAAATCTATCAGCGTGTCTGAGCAAACTTCACATCCTTGAGATAGATCAGGAGATCAGAACTCTCGATTGTTCCTCATCTGAGacctgcag cttTACTGTGTTTCTAAATGGAGACAGAAACTCATCTATGTCTTACATTACCCTGCACATGAT CTCCTCTGAGGAGGTGTGGGTGTGGCAGTGTGGGGCCACCAGGGGCCGCCTCTGTCCGAATCACCCAGAAGCTTCTTTCTCGCTGGAGCGGAGCACTTACACAGCG GGTACCAGCCACCTGTGGTCACTTCCTGTTACTCCTTTTCAAGAGGTCACCTACCGTTTCCGAGTGTCACATTCG